The nucleotide sequence GGCAATATCGGGGCGCCGATCCTGGGGCAGGATCCGCTGCCCGAGGGCGGCGTCTATGTGCTGGAGCTTTCATCCTACCAGATCGACCTAACGCACAGCCTCGACTGCGACGTGTCGGTGCTGCTCAACATCACGCCCGATCATCTCGATCGCTACGACGGCGTCGACGATTATGCCGCGTCCAAGGCGCGGCTGTTCCTGATGCAGTCGCCGGAGCATGTCGCCGTCATCGCCGCGGAGGACGATTGGACTCGCGCCATCGCCGGCCAACTGGGCGGCAAGCGCGTCCTCGTCGCCTCGACCGACATCAAGGACCAGTCGCGCTGGCCCTCTCTGCAGGGGCCGCACAATGCGCAGAATGTCGCGGCGGCGGTGGCCGTCGGCCGCGCGCTCGGCATCGGCGACGAGGCTATCGCGCGGGCGCTCGAAACCTATCCCGGCCTTCCGCACCGGATGGAACGAGTGGCCGAACGGAATGGCGTCCTGTTCGTCAACGACAGTAAGGCCACCAATCCCACGGCGACGGCGCCGGCGCTCGCCGCCTATCCCGCGGTGCACTGGATATTGGGCGGGTTGCCGAAATCGGACGATCTCGAAGCGTGCGAGCCCTTTTTCGATCATGTGAAGGCGGCCTACACGATCGGCGAAGCGGGGCCGATGTTCGCCGAGCTTCTGGCCGGCAAGGTGCCGGTCAGCCAATGCGAAATGCTGGCGCAGGCGGTCGGCGCGGCCGCCGACGCGGCGCAAGCGGGGGAGGTCGTGCTGCTTTCGCCGGCTTGTGCGTCCTTCGACCAGTTCCGGGACTATGAAGCGCGGGGGGATGCGTTCCGCGCGGCGGTGGAGGCTCTGCCATGAGGATCGTTCAGGATGGCGTTCGCGGAGCTATGGCGAACCGGCTCGGCCGCTCCGACCGGAGCGCGCTCGGTCGCTGGTTCTGGGAAATCGACCGGGTCCTGCTGCTGCTCATCGCCGTGTTGATCTCGATCGGGCTCATCGCCGTGGCGGCGGCGTCGCCGGCGGCCGGCGCGCGCTATTCCGGCGGCAGCGTCACCTTCGCGCCGCTCTATTATTTCTACCGTCAGCTGATGTGGATATTCGTCGCCGTGCCGGTGATGATCGCCGTCTCGATGCTGCCTAAGGCCAAGGCGCGGCGCCTCAGCATCGCCGGGGCGGTGATCTTCGCCTTTTTCCTCTTCCTGACCCCGATGGTCGGCCAGGAAATCAATGGTGCCAGGCGCTGGATCGGCTACGGCTTCGCCCAGTTTCAGCCTTCCGAGTTCTTAAAGCCCCTGTTTATCGTCAGCCTCGCCTGGCTGCTGTCGCTCAGGGACAAGGACAAGACGCTGCCGGTCGTGCCGCTGACCGGCCTCCTGACCGCCGTCGTTGCCCTGCTTTTGATGCAGCAGCCCAATTTCGGCGAGACGATCATCTTCGCCGCCGTCTGGGTGCTTCTCCTGACCCTTGCGGGCGTGCCGATGCGCTTCCTCATGATCCTGGGCGGAGCCGCGCTGGCCGGCATCGTCCTTGCCTATTTCTTCTATCCCGTCGCGACCGAGCGCATCGACGCCTTCCTCTTCGCCACCGAGGCGACCGACACCTACCAGACCGACAGCGCGATGCGGACGTTGACCGCCGGCGGACTGTTCGGCGTCGGGCCGGGCGCCGGCACCCACAAATTCCGCCTGCCGGAGCCGCACACCGACTATATCTTCTCGGTCATCGGCGAGGAGTTCGGCCTCATCGCCTGCTTCGCCATTGCGCTTCTCTATTTCGGCATCGTCGCCCGCGTGCTGATCAAGCTGCTGCACGAGGAAGATCCCTTCCTCGTCCTCGCCACCGCCGGCCTGGTCTGCCAGTTCGGGCTGCAGGCGCTGATCAACATGGCCGTCAACGTCCAGATCGCGCCGTCAAAAGGCATGACCTTGCCGTTCATTTCCTATGGCGGCTCATCGATGATCGCGCTGGCGCTCGGCATGGGATTGCTGCTCGCCTTTACGCGGCGAAACCCCTATCTCCATCGCTCTCCCTATGTGGTGAAATGGAGCGGCGGATGATCTCGCGCCACTATGTTCTGGCGGCCGGAGGAACCGGCGGACATATGGTCCCGGCCCACGCGCTGGCCGAGGAGCTGATCGCGCGCGGCCACCGCGTCGCCCTCGTCACCGACGAGCGGGGCGCTCGCATCCCCGGCCTGTTCGACGGCGTGCAGGTCCATATCCTCCCGGCCGGCCGCCTGGGCGGCGGACCGATCGGCTGGTTGAAGGCGCTGAAGAACATTCTCGCCGGTCGCGCCATGGCCTCGCGCCTCTACGAGACGTTCCGCCCCTCGGCGGTGGTCGGCTTCGGCGGCTACCCGGCGCTTCCGGCCCTGCTCGCGGCCCAGCGGGACGGCATTCCGACCCTCATTCACGAACAGAATGCCGTGCTTGGCCGGGTCAACCGCTTGCTCGCCCGCAGGGTTGACGCCATCGCGACCTCCTATCCCGATGTTCAGCGGCTGAAACCTCGGCACTTGGACAAGGTCCATTTGGTCGGCAACCCGGTGCGGGACGAGGTGCTGGCGCTCCGCGACCAGCCTTTCCCGGCGCTGACCGAGGACGGCATTTTCCGCGTCCTCGTCACCGGCGGCAGCCAGGGTGCGACGATCCTGTCGAGCGTGGTTCCGGACGGACTCGGCATGCTCCCCGAGCATTTCCGCCGCCGCCTGCAGGTGACGCAGCAATGCCGTGCCGAGGACATAGAGGAGGTCCGCGCCCGCTATGCCGGCCTCGGCATCCCGGCCGACCTTGCTACGTACATGCCCGATCTTCCCGAGCGCCTCGCCTGGTCCCATCTCGTCATCGCGCGCGCTGGCGCCTCCACCATCGCCGAGCTGACCGTTGCCGGCCGGCCCGCCATTCTCATCCCGCTGCCGAGCGCGACCGACGACCACCAGACCTTCAACGCCCGCGAGATGGCGCGGAGCGGCGGCGCCCGCATGATTCCGCAATTGGCCTTCACGCCGGTCGAGCTCGCCAAGCAGATGCAGAAGCTGGGTCTGGAGCCGGAAGCGCTCGCCAATGCCGCCGAGCGGGCCAAGGGCTGCGGTCGCCCGGATGCCGCCAAGGACCTCGCCGACCTCGTCGAGCGGATGAGCCAGACGCCGGCCCTCGTCGGCCCCGAGGAGGTCGCCTTCCGTCCCGTTCCGGCCGGCGGAGCCATGGCATGAGGGGTGTCGGGACCGACATCGGCACCATCCATTTCATCGGCATCGGCGGGATCGGCATGTCCGGCATCGCCGAGGTGATGCATATATTGGGCTACAAGGTGCAGGGCTCGGACGTGGCCGAAGGCTATGTGATCGAAGGCTTACGCCGCCAGGGCATTCCCGTCGCCATCGGCCATCACCCGGACAATTTGGGCGACGCCGCGGTCGTCGTCACCTCCACCGCCATCAAGCGCGGCAACCCAGAGGTGGACGCGGCCTATGAGCGCCGCATACCCGTCGTCCGCCGTGCCGAGATGCTCGCCGAGCTCATGCGCCTCAAGGCGACCGTCGCCATCGCCGGAACGCACGGAAAGACGACCACCACCTCGATGGTCGCTGCGCTGCTCGACGCCGGCGGCATCGATCCTACCGTCATCAACGGCGGCATCATCAACGCCTATGGCTCCAACGCCCGCCTCGGCAAGTCGGACTGGATGGTGGTCGAGGCAGACGAGAGCGACGGCAGCTTCCTTCGCCTGGACGGCACGCTCGCGGTGGTCACCAATATCGATCCTGAGCATCTCGACCATTATGGCAGCTTCGAGAAAGCGAAGGACGCCTATGTCGAGTTCGTCGAGAATGTCCCTTTCTACGGCGCTGCGCTCCTCTGCGTCGATCACCCGGAAGTGCAGACGATCATTCCCCGCCTTCGCGATCGTCGCGTCGTCACCTACGGCTTCGCGGCGCAGGCCGATGTGCGTGCAGACAATGTCGAGCCGATCCCCGGCGGCAACCGCTTCGACGTCTCCGTCCGCGACCGCGCCGGCGAGGTGCGGACGATCGAGGGTGTCGAGCTGCCCATGCCGGGCCGCCACAATGTCCAGAATGCGCTGGCCGCGATCGGCGTCGCCCTCGAGATGGGCATCCCCGACGAGATCGTGGCCAAGGGCTTCGAGAAATTTCATGGCGTCAAGCGCCGCTTCACCAAGGTCGGCGAGATCGACGGCGTTACGATCATCGACGATTACGGACATCACCCGGTGGAGATAATGGCGGTGCTCGCCGCTGCCCGCGAGGGCGCGGAAGGACGCGTGATCGCCGTCGTCCAGCCTCACCGCTACACGCGCCTGCGCGATCTGATGGAGGAGTTCCAGGGCGCCTTCAACGATGCCGACATCGTCTATGTCGCCCCCGTCTATGCCGCTGGCGAGGAGCCGATCGAGGGTGTTGATTCCGAGGCGCTGGTCGAAGGCCTGAAGCAGCGCGGCCACCGCATGGTGGGCAGCGTTGCCGACCAGCAGGACCTGGCCCGCCAGCTTCGCGACATCGCGGCTCCGGGCGACATGGTCATCTGCCTCGGCGCCGGCGACATCACCAAATGGGCGGCCGGGCTGGCGGACTGCATCAAGGATGCGAGGCTGTGCCGGTGACGAGGCAACCCACCTCGTTCGTCCCGAACGAAGTCGAGGGGCGCGGCACTGACGCCGGCGAAAACGCCCCACGACTTCGCTCGGAACGAGCGGAGATTCCGGGTTTGGCAGGAACCGCCAAGGCGGGCGGTTCCCTGGCGGACTTCATCTGGTTCCGCACCGGCGGCCCGGCCGAATGGCTGGTGCGACCGGCGAGTGTTGAGGACTTGTCGCAGTTTCTCCGCAACCTCGATCCTTCCGTTCCCGTCCTCCCCGTCGGCGTCGGCTCCAACCTCATCGTCCGCGACGGCGGCGTGCCGGGCGTGGTCGTGCGGCTGCCCAAGACGCTTGCGCATGTGCATATCGAGCCCGGCAATCGTGTCCGCGCCGGAGCGGGGGCGATGGGCATCACCGTCGCCAGCAAGGCGCGCGACGCGCACATCGCCGGCCTTGAATTCCTGCGCGGCATCCCCGGCACGGCCGGCGGGGCGGTGCGGATGAACGCGGGCGCCTATGGCCGCGAAGTCTCCGACATTCTCGTGGAGGCGACCCTCGTCCTGCGCGACGGCACGATCGAGACCTGGCCCGCCGAGCGTTTCGGCTACACCTATCGTCACAGCGAAGTGCCGGAAGGCGCTGTGGTGGTCGAAGCGCTGTTCGAGGGCGTGCCGGGCGACCGCGCCGAGATCGGCGCCGAGATGGACCGCATCGCGGCCGAGCGTGAGGCAAGCCAACCGCTCAGGAGCCGCACCGGCGGCTCCACCTTCAAGAACCCGCCGGGCACCAAGGCCTGGAAGGAAATCGATGCCGCCGGCTGCCGGGGGCTGACCATCGGCGATGCCCAAGTGTCGGAGAAGCATTGTAATTTCCTGCTCAATCTCGGCAGGGCCAAGGCCGCCGACATCGAGGCGCTGGGCGAGGAAGTGCGCCGCCGCGTCCGCGAGCACAGCGGCATCGAGCTGGAGTGGGAGATACAGAGGGTGGGGAATGGCGTCATCCCGGCGAAAGCCGGGATCCCAGGACAAGAGGTCGCGGCGGGTCTCCCTGAGACCCCGGCCTCCGCCGGGGTGACGAAAGTGGAGAATGAGCGTGCCGGATAAGCTTCACGTCGCGGTTCTGATGGGCGGCTGGTCGGCCGAGCGGGAAGTCTCCCTGTCCAGCGGCAAGGGCATAGCCGAGGCGCTGGAAAGCCTCGGCCACCAGGTCACCTGCGTCGACATGGATCGCAACGTCGCGCAGGTGCTGGCCGGCATCAGGCCGGACGTCGTGTTCAACGCGCTCCACGGCACGCCGGGCGAAGACGGCACCGTCCAGGGCATGCTCGATCTGATGCAGATCCCCTACACCCATAGCGGTGTCGAGACGTCGGTGATCGCGATCGACAAGGAACTCACCAAGATGGTGCTGGTGCCCCACGGCATCCGCATGCCCGAGGGGCGGATCATTGAGAGCGAGAGCCTCTACAGCGAAGACCCGATGCCACGTCCCTATGTGCTGAAGCCCGTCAACGAGGGCTCCTCCGTGGGGGTCGCTATCGTCACCGATCAGGGCAATTACGGCAATCCGATCGGCCGCGACGTGGCGGGGCCATGGCAGAAATTCGAGCGCCTGCTCGCCGAGCCCTTCGTCAAGGGCCATGAGCTGACCGTCGCCGTGCTGGGCGAAGAGGCGCTCGCCGTGACCGAGCTCAAGCCGACCCAGGGCTTCTACGATTACGACGCCAAATATACCGATGGCCTGACGCAGCATGTCTGCCCGGCCGAGATCCCGGACGACATTCGCGACGCCGCGATGGAGATGGCGCTGCAGGCGCACCGGCTGCTCGGCTGCAAGGGCACGTCGCGATCCGATTTCCGCTGGGACGACGAGCGCGGCGTCGAGGGTCTCTACCTTCTCGAGGTGAATACCCAGCCCGGCATGACGCCGCTCAGCCTGGTGCCCGAGCAGGCGAAGTATCGGGGCCTCTCCTATGCCGAACTCGTCCAGCGCATTATCGACGAGGCGCTGAAAGGGGGGGGTGGATGAGCGCACGCATCGCCCGTGGCTCCTCGAGCGCGAAGTCCCGGCCGCGATCCAAGACGCCGGCGCGCGGCAAAGGTCGCGCCAAGCCGGCCGACACGCTCCCCATCAGTGACGCGGCGCTGCGGCGGATCGGCTTCTGGCTGTTCCTGGGAATGGTGCTGGCCGTCGCGATTGCCGTCGCCGTGGCGATGGGCATTCCGCGCGCGATCGCCTGGAGCGCCGGCGAAGCAGTCGGCGAGGCGGGCTTCGCCGTGAAACGGGTGGAGATCAAGGGGCTGGAGCGGATGCAGCGCCTCCCTGTCTATGCGGTCGCGCTCGATCAGGAATCGATGGCGATGCCGCTCATCGACCTCGACGGCACGCGCGAGCGACTGCTCAAATTCGGCTGGGTCGAGGAAGCGCGGGTGTCGCGCCGCCTGCCCGACACTTTGGTCGTCGACGTCGTCGAGCGCACGCCGGCGGCAGTGTGGCAGCATAACCAGCGCCTCGCCCTTATCGACCGCCACGGCGTCGTGCTGGAGGATGTGAAGCTCGAGGCGATGCCGGACCTTCCGCTCGTCATCGGTCCAGCCGCCAATCATCACGCCGACGAGCTTGTCGCCCTTTTCGCGGCGACCCCGGAATTGAAGCCGATGCTCGCCGGCGCAACCTGGATTGGCGGGCGGCGTTGGGATATCAGATTCCAGTCGGGGGAGGTGCTTGCATTGCCGGAAGGAGCGGAGGCGGCCAAGAAGGCGCTCATTCATTTCGCGCGGATGGACAAGGCGGCGCAGCTGCTGGGCCGAGGCCTCGTCCGCTTCGACATGCGCATACCCGGGAAGATCGTCGTGCGTGTCTCCGACGTTCCCGGCAGCTCCGTGCCCGAAATGGAAGCCGCGGCGCCGCCGCCCGCGATCGACGCGGCGACGACGATATGAGGGCGCGCCGTTGAGCAGGAGGATGCCGCAGCCTCCGGGCCGCAAGCTCGTCACCGCCCTCGACATCGGTTCGTCCAAGGTCTCCGCCCTCATCGCGGAGCCGGGCGAGGCGGGCGAGCTGCGCATCCTCGGCACCGGCCAGCGCGAGAGCCGCGGCGTCAAGCGCGGCTATGTCGCCGACATGGAGCGGACCGAAGCCGCCATCCGCGAGGCGGTGGAGCAGGCCGAGCGCATCGCCGGCACCAATGTCGAGGACGCCTTCGTCGGCTATTCGGCGGGCGGCCTTGTCAGCACCGTCGCCAGCGTCGAGGTGGGCATCGGCGGCCGCAAGATCGAGAAGAGCGATATCGACAATCTGCTCATTGCCGGACGGGATTCGATCAATCCGGAAGGCCGGATTCTCCTCCACGCGCTGCCCGCCCTCTACACGCTCGATGGGTTGCAGGGGGTGAAGAAGCCGCTCGGCCTTCACGCCGACAAGCTGACCGTGGACATTCACGTCATCTCCACCGAGCCGTCGCCCGTTCGCAACCTCGACCTGTGCGTTCGCTCGGCGCATCTCGGCGTCTCCGCCATCGTCGCCTCGCCGGTCGCCGCCGGCCGGGCCTGTCTCAGCGAGGAAGAGAGGGAGTTGGGCGTGGCGCTCGTCGAGATGGGCGCGGGCGTCACCAACGTCTCGGTCTTCGCCGGCGGAATGCTGGTCGGTTTGAAGTCGCTCCCCATCGGCGGCATCGACATCACCGACGATATCGCCTCCGCCTTCGGCACCCGGCGGGTGGAGGCGGAGCGGCTGAAATGCTTCTACGGCTCGGCGACCACCTCCCCCCGCGACAATCACGACATGATCGACATCGCTCCGATCGCCGGCGCAGAGGAGGGGGCGGAGACGACGCGGATTACGCGCGCCCAGCTCATCGCCATCATCCGCCAGCGGCTGGAGCAGTTGATGGACGAGATCGCGCAGGCGCTGAAGGATCTGGGTTTCGCCGGGCCGTTCGGCAGGCAGGTTGTGCTGACCGGAGGGGCCTCGGAACTGAAGGGCATGGCCGACTATGCTCAAGGCGTGCTCGGCCGTGCCGTGCGGGTCGGCCGGCCGAAGCTGCCCGGCCTTCCCGATGCGCATAGCGGACCCGCCTTTACCACCCTGGCGGGGCTCGCTCTGTTCGCGGCGTCGAACGAGCTCGACCTGAGGCGGTTCGGCGGGAATGAAAAGGGCACGCGCAAGGGCGAAGGGGAGGGCATGATGCAGCGCCTCATCTCATTGTTCAAAAGCAACTATTAGGAAAAATTATGCCCACGTTAACTTTTTGCTTCCGCCCGCGAATCGCATCGTGCAAAAGAGTCGGCAAGGTGCTTCGTGGGGGCGCCGTGAGCACAGGGGAGTCAACCAAATGAGCATCGATTTCATCCGTCCGGAAGTTGACGAGCTGCGTCCCCGGATCAGCGTGATCGGCGTCGGTGGCGCGGGTGGCAACGCGATCGCGAACATGATCAACAGCGATGTTCAGGGCGTCGATTTCCTCGTCGCGAATACCGATGCGCAGGCGCTGAACGCGTCCCTGGCGGACCAGAAGATCCAGCTGGGGCTCAAGATCACCCAGGGCCTCGGCGCCGGCTCCCGCCCCGAGATCGGCAAGGCTGCCGCCGAGGAGACGATCGCGGAGATCGAGAAGGCGCTCGACGGCGCCCATATGTGCTTCATCGCGGCCGGCATGGGCGGCGGCACCGGCACCGGCGCGGCCCCCGTCATCGCCAAGGCGGCGCGGGACAAGGGCATCCTCACCGTCGGCGTCGTCACCAAGCCGTTCGCCTTCGAAGGCACGCGCCGCGGCCGCTCGGCCGACGCGGGCATCGAGGAGCTGCAGCAGCATGTCGACACGCTGATCGTCATCCCCAACCAGAATCTGTTCCGCATCGCCAACCCGAATACGACCTTCAAGGAAGCCTTCGCTATGGCGGACGAGGTGCTCCAGCAGGGCGTGCGCGGCATCACCGACCTCATGGTCATGCCGGGCCTCATCAACCTCGATTTCGCCGACGTCCGTTCGGTGATGGGCGAGATGGGCAAGGCGATGATGGGCACCGGCGAGGCTTCGGGCGACAACCGCGCCCTCGAGGCCGCCGAGCAGGCGATCGCCAACCCGCTCCTCGACGGCGTCAGCATGAAGGGCGCCAAGGGCGTCATCATCTCGATCACCGGCGGCGAGGACATGCGCCTGATGGAAGTGGACGAGGCCGCCAACCACATCAAGGATCTGGTCGATCCGGATGCCAACATCATCTGGGGCTCGGCGTTCAACAACGACCTCGACGGCAAGATCAGGGTTTCGGTCGTCGCGACCGGCATCGAGGCCGATGCCGTGGCGATCCAGCCGGCGCCGGCCAAGGTCTTCGCCTTCCCGTCCTCGCCGCGCGTGGCCGAGGCTCCGAAGCCGATGCCGGTGGCCGAGCCCGTGATCGTATCGGAAGAGGCCGAGGAGCAGGCTCCGGCTGCCGAGCTGACCCTCGAGGAGGAAGCGTCGACGGAGCTCGGGCTGGAAACACCGGTTGAGGAGGAGACGGGCGACGAGCTTCTGCTTGGCAGCGGCGATATGCTGGCGGGCGAAGAGACGGTCCCGGCGGCGGAGGAGACTCCGGCGGAGGAGCCGACGTCCGGCAACCGCAGCTGGCTCACCGGCCAGGAAGAGGCGCGCCAGGCGCCGCGTGCCGGCGGCACCTTGTTCGAGCGCATGTCGAACATCGCCCGCGGCGCGGCCAAGGCGCAGGTCGAAGAGGAAGCGCCGGCCCGGCATAGCCGCGATCCGCTCGATATTCCGCGGTTCCTCAATCGCCAGAACAATCAGTAAGACCCAACCGCGGTCCGATCGGTGCCACCCGTTTATCGACGGTAGGCACCGATTGGGCGTGGATCATCGGGTCCATACATCGTCGGTTTAGCTTTGGATGGGCTTATCGGCGGCATGATTCCCATGAAGATGAACACGCTAAGGCTCGGCGCCGCCTTGCTAGTGGTCGGTTTCGCCAGCTCCGCAGGGGGCGCGCAGGAAATCCGGCACGTCTACAGCGGTAGCCAGCTGCGCGAGACGCCGGATGTGGCGCTCGCCCGCCATCTGCGCACGCTGGCCGAATCCCCCCGCAACGGCAATGCGTTGAAGGGTGCCGGCGAGGCCGCGCTTGCGCTCAACGATCCGCAGACGGCGCTGACCTTCTTCGCCCGCGCCGAAGAGGTGACGCCGCGCGACGGCCGGGTGAAGGCGGGCATGGGCTCGGCCTTCGTGCTGCTGGAGCAGCCGGAGGCCGCGCTGCGCTTCTTCGCCGAGGCGAAGAGCATGGGCATCCTCGAGCGGACCTTCGCCGGCGACCGCGGCCTCGCCTACGACCTGACCGGGGACCCCATCCGTGCCCAGGCCGACTATCGCATGTCTCTCGCCTATCGCGAGGATCCGGATGTCCGCCAGCGTCTGGCCCTGTCGCTGGCGATCAGCGGAGACCGCGATGGCGCGATCAAGACGATCGACGACCTGCTGCGCAAGCAGGATCGCGGCGCCTGGCGGACCCGGGCCTTCATCCTCGCGCTGACCGGCGATACGGCCGGAGCGACTGAGGCGACCCGCGCCGTGCTGCCGGCGCAGGCGTCGGCGCTCCAGCCCTTCTTCGCGCGTCTCCCCTGGCTCACGCCGGCCGAGCGGGCGATGGCGGTCCACTTCGGCCGCATTCCGACCGCCGGCACCCAGAACGCTGCCGCCGCACCGCCGGCTCAGACGCAATATGCCAACGCCGGTCCCGCCACCGGCCAAGCAACGAGCCCCAGCCGCCCAACCGCCTCCTCGCGCAGGGCGGCCCAGGCCGAACCCGATAAGACGTCGGCCCGCCGCCGCCCCGGCAGCCGCGACGGCACCGTCAGGCAGGCGCCCTTCGCGAAGGCGCAGCGAACTGCCGAGCCG is from Sphingosinicella humi and encodes:
- a CDS encoding SPOR domain-containing protein, which encodes MKMNTLRLGAALLVVGFASSAGGAQEIRHVYSGSQLRETPDVALARHLRTLAESPRNGNALKGAGEAALALNDPQTALTFFARAEEVTPRDGRVKAGMGSAFVLLEQPEAALRFFAEAKSMGILERTFAGDRGLAYDLTGDPIRAQADYRMSLAYREDPDVRQRLALSLAISGDRDGAIKTIDDLLRKQDRGAWRTRAFILALTGDTAGATEATRAVLPAQASALQPFFARLPWLTPAERAMAVHFGRIPTAGTQNAAAAPPAQTQYANAGPATGQATSPSRPTASSRRAAQAEPDKTSARRRPGSRDGTVRQAPFAKAQRTAEPASAPPTQRSGRTAVRTAPLPSSEKESEPSDPAPAPAADAKPAPTGSASAAGASQKSAPERTKPAKTAAATPPAKKPPVVRLPFGPPTPGTPPRLADIGEAVAAVPDAAQGEQRAPAPKAAAPSRHWVQIAGGANKDGLPREFKRLKAKAPDLLSGKTAWTSPLRFTNRLLVGPFESETEAQAFVNALVAADLAAFSWTSAEGQEIEKLAVQ